A single Hypanus sabinus isolate sHypSab1 chromosome 24, sHypSab1.hap1, whole genome shotgun sequence DNA region contains:
- the LOC132380739 gene encoding probable G-protein coupled receptor 139, which yields MAGVGNQYDSAEDQAEALQVDDGRNMKSWKDKPMTGYKCDQKKGILRTPSEIGTSAIGVQNGSRRTSRKMHAPPRGLVYAIYYTALAVIAVPVNVVAIVILSRGNCGLTRCISRYLVSMAVTDLLVIITAVILNRIPAIYFPGSFLSITPVCSFSIAIIYAARDSSVWLTVMFTFDRYVAICWQKLKVKYCTHRTAGIVVSVVCTLGCVINIPWYFMNEPIYVIDNVPWYCKQRDIRYTFLLWTIFDWADRVVTPCLPFLLIISFNTLTVSHILVANRARRRLQSCPTGERQSDPEMESRRKSIVLLFAISGCFILLWMPYVVYFFVHRFQVGDAIIGYSDPRYILMEIANVLQMLSCCTNTFIYAVTQNKFRKELKNLIYPRNISHSLSK from the exons ATGGCAGGTgttgggaaccagtatgatagcgCTGAGGATCAAGCAGAAGCTTTACAAGTAGATGACGGACGTAACATGAAATcgtggaaggacaaaccaatgaCTGGATACAAATGCGACCAGAAGAAAGG TATATTAAGGACTCCTTCAGAAATCGGCACCAGCGCGATTGGTGTACAGAACGGGTCTCGCAGAACTTCACGGAAAATGCACGCGCCTCCCAGAGGTTTGGTGTACGCAATTTACTACACAGCTCTTGCTGTGATCGCGGTTCCAG TTAATgtcgtggcgattgtgatcctgtccagaGGTAACTGCGGCCTGACAAGATGTATCAGCCGGTACCTCGTGTCCATGGCGGTGACGGATCTTCTGGTAATTATCACTGCCgtgatattaaaccggattcCAGCTATTTATTTCCCAGGTAGTTTCCTCTCCATCACACCCGTGTGCAGTTTCAGCATTGCAATAATTTACGCCGCCAGGGACAGTTCGGTTTGGTTGACAGTCATGTTCACTTTTGACCGATATGTCGCCATCTGCTGGCAGAAACTCAAAGTAAAGTATTGCACCCACAGAACCGCCGGCATTGTCGTCTCGGTCGTCTGTACTTTGGGCTGCGTGATCAATATTCCCTGGTATTTTATGAACGAACCAATCTATGTCATTGATAACGTGCCCTGGTATTGCAAACAGAGGGATATCCGTTATACTTTTCTGTTGTGGACTATATTTGATTGGGCCGATCGCGTTGTGACACCTTGCCTCCCGTTCCTGCTTATTATCTCGTTCAACACTCTGACTGTCAGTCACATTTTGGTGGCCAATCGTGCCCGTAGAAGACTCCAAAGTTGCCCCACGGGAGAGAGACAGAGCGACCCGGAGATGGAAAGCCGCAGGAAGTCGATCGTCCTGCTCTTTGCAATCTCGGGATGTTTCATCCTTCTGTGGATGCCATATGTTGTCTACTTCTTTGTTCATCGATTTCAAGTTGGTGATGCAATTATTGGTTACAGCGATCCCAGATATATCCTGATGGAAATTGCCAATGTGCTTCAAATGTTGAGTtgttgcacaaacacgtttatttacgcaGTGACTCAAAATAAGttcaggaaggagctgaagaaccTGATATATCCACGGAACATTTCACATTCGTTGTCTAAGTAG